In bacterium, the genomic stretch ATTTTCGCTGCGACTCCCAGATGGCCCTGTGAGTCACTACCTGGTCCCTCCCGCGTTTTCGCCTGGGGAGGAAGTGATTCTCTTCGTAGGACGCGATGGTCCCGGCGGCTACCCTGGTCTTGTGAGCTGGTCGAAGGGAATCTATCGGACGAAGCGCCATCCGCAATCAGGCGAGCGGATATTCGCAGATCCTCGCGCTGTCGGAACGATCCAGGATTTCCTGAATTTCATCCGCCGGTTGCTTCGGTAGATCCCGCCGCTGCCCTAGCTGGACCAGCGGATCAACCACCACGCAAAAGAGGATATTTTTACTTTGCTAAAAAGGGGACATTTCATTTTGCCTTGACATGGATTTCGTATAGTATAGTATTGATCCTGGTCAGTCATTCCGGTAGCATTATACGCGACAAAGCGAATGAGGAGATTCAGAATTATGAGAATCCAAACCAGTTTGATTTCGGTGCTTTTCGTTTGCGTTCTTTCCGTTGTACTTTGCTCAGAAAGAGCCTTTGCTGCAACCCCGGTGAATTGCGGCGACACTTTGAGCTCACCGGGGGAGTATATTCTCACAGGCAATCTCAACTGCGCCGGCAATGCAGTTAACATAACATCAAGTGATGTCCATTTCAGCTTGAACGGCTTTACTATTGATGGTGACGGAACCGGCACTGGTATCAACGTGGATGGTACATCTGGAGTACACGTTAATGGGGGGACAGTTACAGACTTCTTTCACGGTATTAGTCTTGATGATGATGCAACTCGGACCAGGATAAACGGTATGATCGTCACTCAAAATGTGGGAGTGGGTATCCGACTCAGCGGCTCGTCGAACAACAATCAAATCACGGGTAACAGCATCACCGACAACGGTGAGCAGGGCATCTTTCTGAACAACAGTCACAACAACCGGATCAACGGTAACAGTAGCACATCTAACAATGCTGAAGGCATTCAATTGGATTCCAGTACCGGTAACAAGATCAGTTCAAACAACTTTTCCGACAACGAGGATGAGGGTATGGAGTTGAACGATGGAGCCGATCGCAATCTCATCCTGGGAAATATCGTCAATGACAACGACAATGAGGGCATCGATCTAAACAGCGGCGCAGACAACAATTTGGTTCAAGGGAATATCACCAATGATAACTCCGACAACGGCATTGAGGTAGGCGGCACAGGTAATCGTATCAAGGGGAATACATCGCTGGGGAATGATGCCGACGACATGGCTGACTTTAATCTCCCTAGTTGCGTAAACAGTTGGCGGAGCAACAATTTCTTGACGGATAACGAAGGAGACGGTCCTGGAGCAGGCTGCATCCAATAGCAGCTGATTCCCAATTTTTCGTGTGCCGGCAATTTTGAATTCTTTCATCACGATTTTTTCTTTCACTTCCTGAAAGACGTCCGTTACCTGCATGTGAAGCTTATCAAAGCTGGTAAAAACGGTCCTTTCCTCTGTTCGAATAAAGAGCCAAAACGATAGCGTGGCTTTGCCGGCTCTTGCAGGAATTGATATGGTCTGATGCGGTGAAGTTGAGAGATTATCCGCGCCACCAGGATCGCATAGCGATTGCCGTCGAGTGCAAAGTTATCCAAATCGGAAGTGTCCCGGATCATGCCTGCCGCGGAAGTTGACCAGGGCATATCGCCGAGTTTAATCCCTCCGTTTGCGATGTGTTCCATTCCGGTTCCTGCAAGAGTTAACCAGTTGGCCGAGATTTGAAACTTGGCCACGCCACCTGCGACTCAACGTAATCTTTTGGCACAATTGCAATTGGAGAGAGATTACGAAGCAATACAGGAAACGGATTCCGTGTGCGGATCACAATTCGATGATCCGATGGAGTTTCTATGCGCTCTATCGCAGCAACAGCGCTTCGCCAATCTGAACGCGGATCATTCCTGGCACGCCGCAAGCTGTACGTCTGAAAACAGTGAGAAAATCCGCTGGCGCGACACACAAGCTCCGAAGGGCATGGCTGGACATTGCCTGAACATCACAGCATTGGGAACTTTTCTTATATCGGATTTGTTAAGATTTGTTAAGTTGAAGAGTTTTATTTCAATTTTGGAAAGATATTGCTTGATTTCGATCTGTGTGAACAATAAAGGAATGAAGTGGAAGCTTCGAATATTGATACTTTTAGTTGCACATCTCTTACCCGTTTTATGTCATGCAGATCCGATCGAGCTTTCCGTCGAAGCACTTCTTGATTTTCGTTTGGGCCGGACAGACGAAACGAAAAGCTGGCTGTCCAGAGGGTTTGGAAAAACACGCTATGGGGGAGACGATCGAAACAAATCGTATGTAGCACGGCTATCGCAAGCGTCGCTTATGATTTCTGCTTCCTTTTCCGAAGAGCTTTCTGCGCGTATGCAGATCAATGTCGATGCCGAGCCCGGAGGCGAATTGGGATGGCATCGCATCGATGTGATCGAAGCATTTCTATCTTACAGGCCGGTCCTTTCACCACATTTCAGGTTACGCGCAAAAGGAGGGATCTTCTTCCCGCCTGTTTCTTTGGAAAATCGCGGTGCGGCATGGAGTCCGATCTATAGCATCACTGCCTCCGCTGCGAACAGTTGGATTGGTGAGGAAGTCCGTGT encodes the following:
- a CDS encoding right-handed parallel beta-helix repeat-containing protein, producing MRIQTSLISVLFVCVLSVVLCSERAFAATPVNCGDTLSSPGEYILTGNLNCAGNAVNITSSDVHFSLNGFTIDGDGTGTGINVDGTSGVHVNGGTVTDFFHGISLDDDATRTRINGMIVTQNVGVGIRLSGSSNNNQITGNSITDNGEQGIFLNNSHNNRINGNSSTSNNAEGIQLDSSTGNKISSNNFSDNEDEGMELNDGADRNLILGNIVNDNDNEGIDLNSGADNNLVQGNITNDNSDNGIEVGGTGNRIKGNTSLGNDADDMADFNLPSCVNSWRSNNFLTDNEGDGPGAGCIQ